From Juglans regia cultivar Chandler chromosome 6, Walnut 2.0, whole genome shotgun sequence, the proteins below share one genomic window:
- the LOC108993896 gene encoding uncharacterized protein LOC108993896 codes for MTVHQYAARFTELSRFATYLVPDEEKKAHKFEQRLNEKLYVRVVGFQIRNFSELVNKATIFERTLQRSVALHEQRKRTTPTGYQSGMDQGPWKRRSEGSNSGKRPVPSNQQPYQCRTCNQVHSGECRKGAGLCFRCGKSGHYIRDCPMQNRSNQTFIPPPQRNEVSARGSNQRPTAPARVFALTPGEVEGRNDVITDAERLRNKLVVATPTGNSVVCSEMLPGCPLSIEGRLMPADLIVFHMVGFDVILGMDWLASYHASIDCAKKEVVFRPPNEEMEKKTDTSSTVDQLLVSSNLPYSEEILAMPFPPKFKVPQMEAYDGSKDPLEHLDTFKAHKTLHGFLGEVAYRAFPANSERSSPKLVWGLVIRNDRKLRGARLSMMQFLASYKRRLPAAYLQTVK; via the exons ATGACGGTACATCAGTATGCTGCTAGGTTTACTGAGTTATCCCGTTTTGCTACTTATTTGGTtcccgatgaggaaaagaaggcacaCAAATTTGAGCAAAGACTGAATGAGAAACTGTATGTGCGTGTGGTGGGTTTCCAGATTCGGAACTTCTCTGAGTTGGTGAATAAAGCAACAATTTTTGAAAGAACCCTTCAAAGAAGTGTTGCGTTGCATGAGCAGAGGAAGAGGACTACTCCTACTGGGTACCAGTCTGGCATGGACCAGGGACCATGGAAAAGGAGGAGTGAAGGTAGTAATTCAGGAAAAAGGCCGGTTCCGAGTAATCAGCAGCCCTACCAGTGTAGGACATGCAATCAAGTGCACTCCGGAGAGTGTAGAAAAGGGGCGGGATTGTGCTTTCGTTGTGGCAAATCAGGACACTACATCAGGGATTGCCCAATGCAAAATAGGAGCAACCAGACGTTCATACCGCCACCTCAGAGGAATGAAGTATCAGCCCGGGGCAGCAATCAACGTCCTACTGCGCCTGCTCGAGTTTTTGCACTGACACCTGGAGAGGTTGAGGGTAGGAATGACGTGATCACTG atGCTGAAAGGTTGAGGAACAAGTTAGTGGTTGCGACCCCAACAGGGAATTCTGTAGTCTGTAGTGAGATGTTACCTGGATGCCCTCTTTCTATAGAGGGAAGACTGATGCCAGCAGATTTAATAGTTTTCCacatggttgggtttgatgtgattttgggtatggattggctggcttcctACCACGCCAGTATTGATTGTGCTAAAAAGGAAGTGGTGTTCAGGCCCCCTAATGAAG aaatggagaagaagacaGACACCTCGTCAACTGTAGACCAGCTGCTGGTCAGCTCCAACCTCCCATACAGTGAAGAAATCTTGGCTATGCCCTTTCCTCCCAAGTTCAAAGTTCCTCAGATGGAAGCATATGATGGGTCCAAAGACCCGCTGGAGCACCTGGATACTTTCAAGGCCCACAAGACCTTACACGGCTTCCTGGGAGAGGTCGCCTATCGGGCCTTCCCCGCTAACTCTGAAAGGAGCAGCCCAAAGCTGGTTTGGGGGCTTGTCATCAGGAACGATAGAAAGCTTCGTGGAGCTCGTCTCTCCATGATGCAATTCCTGGCTAGCTATAAGAGGAGACTCCCTGCGGCTTACCTGCAAACGGTCAAGTAG